One segment of Burkholderiaceae bacterium DAT-1 DNA contains the following:
- a CDS encoding putative motility protein — translation MDVSSIASAASANAAQQTELATTLLVMKKSMDMQQQAALQLLQALPQVASNPPNLGNSVDISA, via the coding sequence ATGGATGTCTCGTCTATTGCAAGTGCCGCATCTGCCAACGCAGCGCAACAAACTGAGCTGGCTACCACTCTGCTGGTGATGAAAAAGTCGATGGATATGCAACAGCAGGCTGCTTTGCAGCTGCTGCAGGCCTTACCGCAAGTTGCCAGTAATCCGCCGAATCTGGGTAATTCTGTCGATATTTCGGCGTGA
- the dapD gene encoding 2,3,4,5-tetrahydropyridine-2,6-dicarboxylate N-succinyltransferase, translated as MSHPIRPVIEQAFERRAELSPTSCSPELRDAINQVILELDRGEIRVAEKLNGQWHVNEWIKKAVLLSFRVNDNAVMEHGMTRYFDKVPSKFDGYSDADFRNGGFRVVPPAVARRGSFIGKNVVLMPSYVNIGAYVDEGTMVDTWATVGSCAQIGKNVHLSGGVGIGGVLEPLQANPTIIEDNCFIGARSEIVEGVVVEEGSVISMGVYIGQSTRIYDRETGEIHYGRVPAGSVVVSGNLPSADGKYSLYAAIIVKKVDAQTRSKVGINELLRGI; from the coding sequence ATGTCTCATCCCATTCGTCCCGTTATCGAACAAGCCTTCGAACGCCGCGCTGAATTGTCGCCCACCTCTTGCAGTCCCGAGCTGCGTGATGCGATCAACCAGGTCATTCTTGAACTCGATCGTGGCGAGATCCGCGTCGCAGAGAAGTTGAACGGCCAGTGGCACGTCAACGAATGGATCAAGAAGGCTGTACTGCTATCCTTCCGCGTCAATGACAACGCGGTGATGGAACATGGCATGACCCGTTACTTCGATAAGGTGCCATCCAAGTTCGATGGTTACAGCGATGCTGATTTCCGTAACGGCGGCTTCCGCGTGGTGCCGCCTGCGGTGGCACGTCGTGGCTCCTTCATTGGCAAAAATGTCGTACTGATGCCGTCCTACGTGAACATCGGCGCGTATGTTGACGAAGGCACCATGGTTGATACATGGGCCACCGTGGGCTCCTGCGCACAGATCGGCAAGAACGTGCACCTGTCCGGCGGCGTCGGCATCGGTGGCGTGCTGGAGCCACTGCAGGCCAATCCGACCATCATCGAAGATAACTGCTTTATTGGCGCCCGCTCGGAAATCGTGGAAGGCGTCGTGGTGGAAGAAGGCTCGGTAATTTCGATGGGCGTGTATATCGGCCAGTCGACCCGCATTTACGATCGCGAAACCGGCGAAATCCACTACGGCCGCGTTCCGGCTGGCTCGGTGGTGGTGTCCGGCAACCTGCCGTCTGCCGATGGCAAGTACAGCCTGTACGCCGCCATCATCGTGAAGAAGGTGGATGCCCAGACCCGCTCCAAGGTCGGCATCAACGAACTGTTGCGCGGCATCTGA
- a CDS encoding MOSC domain-containing protein: MQLKEIYIHPLKSGRGQQVDAVQIEALGPRHDRRWMLCDENGRFLSARNYPRMVLIESQVDEKGICFSAPGADPLRVEMADMTEPLPVSVWKHAFSAFAGYPEADFWFSEWLGTSCRLAYTDDRTARRTTADPTSPVGFADGYPVLLIGSASLADLNARLVQPVSMRHFRPNLVIETTEPYIEDRIAQVRIGDVVFDHVKRCARCVLTTVDPDSGIPDADMQPLATLNDYRSADDGTCFGINLIPRALGELVHGAPVEILSWRA, from the coding sequence ATGCAGCTAAAGGAAATCTACATTCATCCACTCAAATCCGGGCGCGGGCAGCAGGTTGATGCTGTGCAGATCGAGGCACTTGGTCCGCGTCATGATCGCCGCTGGATGCTTTGCGATGAAAATGGTCGCTTTCTCAGTGCGCGTAACTATCCGCGCATGGTGCTGATCGAGTCGCAAGTAGATGAAAAAGGTATCTGCTTTAGCGCACCGGGCGCAGACCCATTGCGTGTTGAGATGGCTGACATGACGGAGCCACTGCCAGTTTCGGTATGGAAGCACGCATTTTCTGCATTTGCAGGCTACCCTGAAGCTGATTTCTGGTTCTCCGAGTGGCTGGGCACAAGTTGCCGCCTTGCATACACAGACGATCGCACCGCCCGCCGCACCACGGCTGACCCCACTTCGCCGGTGGGATTTGCTGATGGCTACCCCGTATTGCTGATCGGATCGGCTTCACTGGCTGATTTGAATGCGCGATTGGTTCAGCCGGTGAGCATGCGCCACTTCCGACCCAATCTGGTGATCGAAACAACCGAGCCGTATATCGAGGATCGCATTGCGCAGGTTCGGATTGGCGATGTCGTATTTGATCATGTCAAACGCTGTGCGCGCTGTGTGCTGACAACCGTCGATCCCGATAGCGGCATCCCCGATGCGGACATGCAGCCGCTGGCAACACTCAATGACTATCGCAGTGCCGACGACGGCACTTGTTTCGGGATCAATCTGATTCCGCGTGCACTAGGTGAGCTTGTACACGGGGCGCCTGTAGAGATTCTGAGCTGGCGAGCCTAG
- a CDS encoding DUF695 domain-containing protein — MADCKCIPSADVDEWTIVEGMDGGRPHLVRFRPRLTEFLGDSRFPKRLQIAWKFVEDESGMPSEMESDAMNQMEDYLVSALESKNSGILALACTSKGFRYWQFYVSPAEDLGITINDALAALPQLPITIELSDDPEWNALAELFDSVLD, encoded by the coding sequence ATGGCCGATTGTAAATGTATTCCAAGTGCTGATGTTGATGAGTGGACAATTGTCGAAGGTATGGACGGCGGACGTCCGCACTTGGTGCGTTTTAGACCTAGATTGACTGAATTTTTGGGGGATAGTCGTTTCCCCAAAAGGCTCCAGATTGCTTGGAAATTTGTCGAAGATGAAAGCGGCATGCCAAGTGAGATGGAATCAGATGCAATGAACCAAATGGAGGATTATTTGGTGAGTGCGTTGGAGTCTAAAAATTCAGGAATTTTGGCTTTGGCCTGTACCTCAAAGGGGTTCAGATATTGGCAATTTTATGTTTCCCCCGCTGAGGATCTAGGCATAACTATCAATGACGCTCTTGCAGCTCTGCCACAACTTCCGATTACCATCGAATTGTCCGATGATCCCGAGTGGAACGCATTAGCAGAGTTGTTTGATTCGGTTTTGGATTGA
- a CDS encoding aromatic ring-hydroxylating dioxygenase subunit alpha, with translation MSNLDQSKLVHAARAQLPIGVYFDEDFYKLEQELLFKHGPKYVGHELMVPEVGDYHALEMYDKSRLLKRTEQGVKLLSNICRHRQAIMVDGRGNSNHIVCPLHRWTYDNHGVLKGAPHFPENPCLNLPVTGLQNYNGMLFELGTGGRDVEADLKDLGVRKDLDFSGYRLNNVQVDTYEGNWKTFIEVYLEDYHVDPFHPGLGRFVECGDLKWEFGDWYSVQTVGIHNELAKPGSKVYKDWHNQVLGFNRGKVPNFGAIWLTYYPNVMVEWYPHTLVISTILPQGPRKYVNICEFYYPEEIALFEPEFMAAEQKAYEETAVEDAEIIRRMEEGRLALWREGRDEWGPYQSPMEDGMLHFHEFMRREMGAHIKG, from the coding sequence ATGTCCAACCTGGATCAATCCAAACTCGTGCATGCTGCCCGTGCACAACTGCCTATCGGCGTCTATTTCGACGAAGATTTCTATAAACTCGAACAGGAACTGCTGTTCAAGCATGGCCCGAAGTATGTCGGTCATGAGCTCATGGTGCCCGAAGTGGGCGATTACCATGCGCTGGAAATGTACGACAAATCCCGTCTGCTCAAGCGTACCGAGCAGGGGGTCAAGCTGCTATCCAATATTTGTCGCCATCGTCAGGCCATCATGGTCGACGGTCGTGGCAACAGCAATCACATCGTGTGTCCGCTGCATCGCTGGACCTACGACAATCACGGCGTGCTGAAAGGCGCTCCGCACTTCCCGGAAAACCCCTGCCTGAATCTGCCCGTTACCGGCCTGCAGAACTACAACGGCATGCTGTTCGAACTGGGTACCGGTGGCCGTGATGTCGAAGCTGATCTGAAAGACCTCGGCGTCCGCAAGGATCTCGATTTCAGCGGCTATCGTCTGAACAATGTGCAGGTGGATACCTACGAAGGCAACTGGAAGACCTTTATCGAAGTCTATCTGGAAGACTATCACGTTGATCCCTTCCATCCGGGTCTGGGCCGCTTTGTAGAATGTGGCGACCTGAAATGGGAGTTCGGCGACTGGTACTCGGTGCAGACCGTGGGCATCCACAACGAGCTCGCCAAGCCGGGTTCCAAGGTCTACAAGGACTGGCACAATCAGGTGCTGGGCTTTAACCGTGGCAAGGTGCCGAATTTCGGGGCGATCTGGCTCACTTACTATCCGAACGTGATGGTGGAGTGGTATCCGCATACGCTGGTGATTTCTACCATCCTGCCGCAAGGCCCGCGCAAGTATGTGAACATCTGCGAATTCTACTATCCGGAAGAAATCGCGCTGTTCGAGCCGGAATTCATGGCGGCCGAGCAAAAGGCCTACGAAGAAACCGCCGTGGAAGATGCCGAAATCATCCGCCGTATGGAAGAGGGCCGTCTGGCGCTCTGGCGTGAAGGCCGCGACGAGTGGGGTCCTTACCAGAGCCCGATGGAAGACGGCATGCTGCACTTCCACGAGTTCATGCGCCGGGAGATGGGGGCGCATATTAAGGGGTAG
- a CDS encoding ferredoxin--NADP reductase — protein MSAYPNYYTETVTSVHHWNDTLFSFKTTRDPGLRFENGHFVMIGLEVNGKPLMRAYSIASPNYEEHMEFFSIKVQNGPLTSRLQHLKVGDQLLVSKKPTGTLVITDLKPGKNLFLFGTGTGLAPFMSIIQDPETYEHFDKVILFHGVRFISELAYEDFIQKELPNHEFFGDMVKDKLVYYPSVTREEFRTQGRLIELVESGKMCADIGIPQINPETDRAMICGSPAMLADTAAMLDRLGFKVSPRVGEPGDYVIERAFVAK, from the coding sequence ATGTCCGCTTACCCGAACTACTACACCGAAACCGTCACTTCCGTTCACCACTGGAACGATACCCTGTTCAGCTTCAAGACGACGCGTGATCCGGGTCTGCGCTTCGAAAATGGCCACTTTGTGATGATTGGCCTGGAAGTGAACGGCAAGCCGCTGATGCGCGCCTACTCCATTGCCAGCCCGAACTACGAAGAGCACATGGAGTTCTTCAGTATCAAGGTGCAGAACGGTCCGCTGACCTCGCGTCTGCAACACTTGAAGGTGGGCGATCAGCTCTTGGTGAGCAAGAAGCCAACCGGTACACTGGTGATTACTGATCTGAAACCGGGCAAGAATCTGTTCCTGTTTGGTACCGGTACTGGCCTCGCACCGTTTATGAGCATCATTCAGGATCCGGAAACCTACGAACATTTCGACAAGGTCATCCTGTTCCACGGCGTGCGCTTTATTAGCGAACTGGCCTACGAAGATTTCATCCAGAAGGAACTGCCGAATCACGAGTTCTTTGGCGACATGGTCAAAGACAAACTGGTGTACTACCCCAGCGTGACCCGTGAAGAATTCCGTACCCAGGGTCGTCTGATCGAGCTGGTTGAAAGCGGCAAGATGTGCGCCGACATCGGTATCCCGCAAATCAATCCGGAAACCGACCGCGCCATGATCTGCGGCAGCCCCGCCATGCTGGCTGACACAGCAGCCATGCTGGATCGCCTCGGTTTCAAGGTGTCGCCGCGTGTTGGCGAGCCGGGTGACTATGTGATTGAACGGGCGTTTGTGGCGAAGTAA
- a CDS encoding peptide chain release factor 3, giving the protein MSSIAQEVARRRTFAIISHPDAGKTTLTEKLLLFSGAIQLAGTVKGKKTGKFATSDWMEIEKQRGISVASSVMQFDYREHVINLLDTPGHQDFSEDTYRVLTAVDSALMVIDAAKGVEAQTIKLLNVCRLRDTPIVTFMNKYDREVRDSLELLDEVESVLDIQCAPVTWPIGMGKTFRGVYHILKDEILLFAAGIDHAGQGVTEIIQGIDNPRLDELFPLEIENTRMELELVRGASHPFDLERFLAGKQTPVFFGSAINNFGVREILNALVDWAPAPAPRDATVRSVDPTEEKFSGFVFKIQANMDPKHRDRIAFLRVCSGKFERGMKMKHLRLDRDVAANSVVTFMASSREQVEEAFAGDIIGVPNHGNIQIGDSFTEGEKVAFTGIPFFAPELFRSVRIKNPLKLKQLQKGLQQLGEEGAVQVFKPLSGADMILGAVGVLQYEVVKSRLENEYGVDAVFESCSIHTARWVSCDDARMLQDFENAVGMNLARDAADNLTYLAPNRVNLELTQERWPKIRFHATREHAAKL; this is encoded by the coding sequence ATGTCGAGCATTGCCCAGGAAGTCGCCCGGCGACGTACCTTTGCCATCATTTCCCACCCCGATGCGGGTAAGACCACCCTCACCGAGAAGCTGCTGCTGTTCTCCGGTGCGATTCAGCTCGCCGGTACGGTGAAGGGCAAGAAGACGGGCAAGTTTGCGACGTCTGACTGGATGGAAATCGAAAAGCAGCGCGGGATTTCCGTGGCCTCGTCGGTGATGCAGTTTGATTACCGCGAGCACGTGATCAACCTGCTGGACACCCCGGGCCACCAGGACTTCTCCGAAGATACCTACCGCGTGCTGACCGCCGTGGATAGCGCCCTGATGGTGATCGATGCTGCCAAGGGTGTAGAAGCGCAAACCATCAAGCTGTTGAATGTTTGCCGCCTGCGCGATACGCCGATCGTCACCTTCATGAACAAGTACGACCGTGAAGTGCGCGACTCGCTGGAGCTGCTGGATGAAGTGGAAAGCGTGCTGGACATTCAGTGCGCGCCTGTCACCTGGCCAATCGGCATGGGCAAGACCTTCCGCGGTGTGTACCACATCCTGAAGGATGAGATTCTGCTGTTCGCTGCTGGTATTGATCATGCAGGTCAGGGCGTGACCGAAATCATTCAGGGCATCGACAACCCGCGTCTGGACGAACTGTTCCCGCTGGAAATCGAAAACACCCGGATGGAACTGGAACTGGTGCGTGGTGCATCCCACCCGTTTGATCTGGAACGATTCCTTGCGGGCAAGCAAACGCCGGTGTTCTTTGGTTCCGCGATTAATAACTTTGGTGTGCGCGAGATTCTCAATGCGCTGGTCGACTGGGCCCCTGCCCCGGCCCCGCGCGATGCGACGGTGCGTTCGGTTGATCCGACCGAGGAAAAGTTCTCCGGCTTTGTATTCAAGATTCAGGCCAATATGGACCCGAAGCACCGCGACCGCATCGCCTTCCTGCGCGTGTGTTCCGGCAAGTTCGAGCGCGGCATGAAGATGAAGCATCTGCGTCTGGATCGTGATGTAGCTGCCAACTCGGTTGTTACATTCATGGCCTCCAGCCGCGAACAGGTGGAAGAAGCGTTTGCCGGCGACATTATTGGTGTGCCGAACCACGGCAATATCCAGATTGGCGATAGCTTCACCGAAGGCGAAAAAGTCGCGTTCACCGGTATTCCCTTCTTCGCGCCTGAACTGTTCCGCAGCGTGCGCATCAAGAATCCGCTGAAGCTGAAGCAACTGCAAAAGGGCTTGCAGCAGCTGGGCGAAGAAGGCGCTGTGCAAGTATTCAAGCCGCTGTCCGGCGCCGACATGATTCTCGGCGCGGTGGGCGTGCTGCAGTATGAAGTGGTGAAGAGCCGCCTGGAAAACGAATACGGCGTCGATGCCGTGTTCGAGTCCTGCTCGATCCACACCGCCCGCTGGGTGAGCTGTGACGATGCGCGCATGCTGCAGGATTTCGAAAACGCCGTAGGTATGAATCTGGCCCGCGACGCGGCCGACAACCTCACCTACCTTGCACCGAATCGCGTGAATCTGGAACTGACGCAGGAACGCTGGCCGAAGATCCGTTTTCACGCTACACGAGAACACGCAGCCAAGCTGTAA
- the dnaE gene encoding DNA polymerase III subunit alpha has product MTHPAFIHLRLHSEYSVTDGIVRLGDAAKRAVKHGMPALGVSDLMNLFGMVKHYKTCRGAGIKPICGADVWIENPEDRDRPSRALLIARDRGGYGRLCELLTRAFRQNQYRGRAELKREWIAEGDNTGVIVLSGAQLGDVGQAILNGQAAIAREHAQWWANLFPDRYYLELQRTGDASCEVAIQGALDIAHELDLPVVATHPIQFLDPHEFKAHEARTCIAEGYVLADKRRPRRFTEEQYFKSPDEMRELFADIPEALENTVEIARRCNLTVVLGKNYLPLFPTPDGMSLDDFLVQEAKAGLEERLEHLFPNPAEREEKRPEYEARLKFETDTIIKMGFPGYFLIVADFINWGKNNGCPVGPGRGSGAGSLVAYALKITDLDPLKYALLFERFLNPERVSMPDFDVDFCQDNRWRVIEYTRQKYGVEAVSQIATFGTMSSKAVIRDVGRVLDLPFGLCDQLSKLIPLEANKPVGLEQAMEMEPQIREIIEKEDAGELIELAKSLEDLTRNIGMHAGGVLIAPGKLTDFCPLYIASGEDASPVSQYDKDDVEQIGLVKFDFLGLRNLTIIELAERYIKRLTGEEVLVAKLPLDDADAYKVFASGNTTAVFQFESTGMKKMLVEAKPSKFEEIIAFVALYRPGPMDLIPDFIRRMHGEKFEYLHPLLEPVLEPTYGIMVYQEQVMQAAQVCAGYSLGGADLLRRAMGKKKVEEMVAQRAMFVEGAAKLEIPEAKANEIFDYMEKFAGYGFNKSHAAAYALVAYHTAWLKAHHCAAYMAAVMSTELGDTDQLKVFYDDCEVLNGIKMLPPDVNASFYRFVPVSRKEIRYALGAIKGTGEAAIEHIVKVREEGGPFTDLFDFCKRTDKRLVNRRVIEALIRGGAFDSIEDHRAGLLASVSFALEAADQAAANASQGGLFDMLEPEPEHALQLVPTERWDDAVKLAEEKSAIGFYLSGHPFEAQARHVRGFVRQTLQRVAPRKENQWLTGVVTEIRTKIGQRGKMAFVTLDDGTAKLEIAFFNEAFDEHRNRLREDALLVVDAKVSEDRYSGGLRIVADRVFDLAEARSYFAQALRLSISKDQADGAKLRKLLEPYVGGTCPVDIRYQQAAARCDIRLGEGWQVTLREELMTELGKWLGKESVQVLF; this is encoded by the coding sequence ATGACGCATCCCGCCTTTATCCATCTCCGCCTCCACTCCGAATATTCAGTCACTGACGGCATCGTCCGGCTCGGTGATGCAGCCAAGCGTGCCGTGAAGCATGGCATGCCGGCGCTCGGGGTATCTGATCTCATGAACCTGTTTGGCATGGTCAAGCATTACAAGACTTGCCGGGGAGCCGGGATCAAGCCGATCTGCGGCGCGGATGTATGGATCGAAAATCCGGAAGACCGTGATCGTCCCTCGCGCGCCTTGCTGATCGCCCGTGATCGCGGCGGCTATGGGCGCCTGTGCGAATTGCTGACACGCGCCTTCCGCCAGAATCAATATCGTGGCCGTGCCGAGCTAAAGCGTGAATGGATTGCCGAAGGTGACAATACCGGCGTGATTGTGCTGTCCGGCGCGCAGCTGGGTGATGTTGGCCAGGCCATTCTCAATGGACAGGCAGCCATAGCCCGCGAACATGCACAATGGTGGGCCAATCTCTTCCCGGATCGCTACTATCTGGAATTGCAGAGAACAGGTGACGCCAGTTGCGAAGTTGCGATTCAGGGCGCACTGGATATCGCGCACGAGCTGGACTTGCCCGTCGTTGCCACGCACCCCATCCAGTTCCTCGATCCGCACGAATTCAAGGCACACGAAGCCCGCACCTGTATTGCCGAAGGCTACGTGCTGGCGGACAAGCGTCGCCCGCGGCGCTTTACAGAGGAACAGTACTTCAAGTCGCCCGACGAGATGCGAGAGCTGTTCGCGGACATCCCCGAGGCACTGGAAAACACCGTCGAAATAGCCCGCCGCTGCAATCTGACCGTGGTGCTGGGTAAGAACTATCTGCCACTTTTCCCGACACCGGACGGCATGTCACTGGATGATTTTCTGGTGCAGGAGGCAAAGGCGGGTCTGGAAGAGCGCTTGGAGCATCTCTTTCCGAATCCTGCCGAACGCGAGGAAAAGCGCCCAGAATATGAAGCGCGGCTGAAATTCGAAACCGATACGATCATCAAGATGGGCTTCCCCGGCTACTTCCTGATCGTGGCGGACTTTATTAACTGGGGTAAGAACAACGGCTGTCCGGTGGGTCCGGGCCGGGGCTCTGGTGCGGGTTCACTGGTCGCGTACGCGCTCAAAATTACCGATCTCGATCCGCTCAAATATGCGCTGCTGTTCGAGCGTTTCCTGAATCCGGAACGGGTGTCCATGCCCGACTTTGACGTGGACTTCTGTCAGGACAATCGCTGGCGCGTGATTGAATACACACGCCAGAAGTATGGGGTCGAGGCCGTGAGCCAGATCGCCACTTTCGGTACGATGTCGTCCAAGGCGGTGATTCGCGACGTGGGCCGCGTACTGGATCTGCCATTTGGCCTGTGCGACCAGCTCTCCAAGCTCATTCCGCTGGAGGCCAACAAGCCCGTGGGCCTGGAACAGGCCATGGAGATGGAACCGCAAATCCGCGAGATCATCGAAAAGGAAGATGCCGGCGAGCTGATCGAACTGGCAAAATCGCTGGAAGATCTGACACGGAACATCGGTATGCATGCGGGGGGCGTGCTGATTGCACCGGGCAAGCTGACAGATTTCTGTCCGCTCTATATTGCCTCGGGCGAAGATGCCTCGCCCGTCTCGCAGTATGACAAGGACGACGTTGAACAAATCGGTCTGGTGAAGTTCGACTTCTTGGGTCTGCGCAACCTGACCATTATCGAGCTGGCCGAACGCTATATCAAACGGCTCACCGGCGAAGAAGTGCTAGTCGCCAAGCTACCACTGGATGACGCCGACGCCTACAAGGTCTTCGCCAGCGGCAATACCACCGCCGTATTCCAGTTTGAATCCACGGGCATGAAGAAGATGCTGGTGGAGGCGAAACCGTCGAAATTCGAAGAAATTATCGCCTTCGTTGCGCTCTATCGTCCGGGTCCGATGGATCTGATTCCCGACTTTATCCGCCGGATGCATGGCGAAAAGTTCGAATACCTGCACCCGCTGCTTGAGCCTGTACTGGAGCCGACCTACGGCATTATGGTGTATCAGGAGCAGGTGATGCAGGCCGCACAGGTGTGTGCGGGCTACTCGCTTGGTGGCGCCGACTTGCTGCGCCGTGCCATGGGTAAGAAGAAGGTCGAGGAAATGGTCGCCCAGCGGGCGATGTTCGTGGAAGGTGCGGCCAAGCTGGAGATTCCCGAGGCCAAAGCCAACGAAATCTTCGACTACATGGAGAAATTCGCGGGCTACGGCTTCAACAAGTCGCACGCGGCCGCCTATGCACTCGTTGCCTACCACACTGCATGGCTGAAAGCGCATCACTGCGCGGCCTATATGGCTGCAGTGATGTCTACTGAATTGGGCGATACCGACCAGCTCAAGGTGTTCTACGACGATTGCGAGGTGCTTAACGGCATCAAGATGCTGCCGCCCGATGTCAACGCCAGCTTCTACCGTTTTGTACCGGTTTCGCGCAAGGAAATCCGCTACGCGCTAGGAGCCATCAAGGGTACCGGCGAAGCGGCCATTGAGCATATCGTCAAAGTCCGCGAAGAAGGTGGGCCATTTACCGATCTATTCGACTTCTGCAAGCGTACCGATAAGCGTCTGGTAAATCGCCGGGTGATCGAAGCTTTGATCCGTGGCGGCGCATTTGATTCGATCGAAGATCATCGCGCCGGACTGCTGGCGTCCGTGAGCTTTGCGCTCGAAGCGGCGGATCAAGCTGCAGCCAATGCCAGTCAGGGCGGCTTGTTCGACATGCTCGAGCCCGAACCTGAACATGCGTTGCAACTGGTGCCCACCGAGCGCTGGGATGATGCAGTCAAGCTGGCGGAAGAGAAAAGTGCGATTGGCTTTTACCTCTCTGGTCATCCGTTTGAAGCGCAAGCCCGCCACGTGCGCGGTTTTGTGCGCCAGACCCTGCAGCGCGTTGCTCCGCGCAAGGAAAACCAGTGGCTGACCGGTGTCGTCACCGAAATCCGCACCAAAATCGGTCAGCGCGGCAAGATGGCATTTGTAACACTGGATGACGGTACGGCCAAACTGGAAATTGCCTTCTTCAACGAAGCCTTTGACGAGCATCGCAACCGCTTGCGCGAGGATGCACTGCTGGTGGTCGACGCCAAGGTCAGCGAAGATCGCTACTCGGGCGGTTTGCGTATTGTCGCGGATCGGGTGTTTGATCTGGCCGAGGCGCGTAGCTATTTTGCGCAAGCGCTGCGTTTGTCGATCAGTAAAGATCAGGCCGATGGCGCCAAATTGCGCAAATTACTCGAACCCTATGTGGGCGGTACCTGCCCGGTCGATATTCGCTATCAGCAAGCCGCCGCACGCTGCGATATTCGTCTGGGTGAAGGCTGGCAGGTAACGCTGCGTGAAGAACTCATGACTGAACTAGGCAAATGGCTAGGCAAGGAATCGGTGCAGGTTTTGTTTTAG
- a CDS encoding NAD(P)H-hydrate dehydratase, translating into MHHDEFLNVATIRQIEREAVAGGKALMPIAGMAAADFVMRRRRAGSQILILVGPGNNGGDGLTAAAHLKAAGYEVTVWMPDQATSLPQPAAHAQSAWLAMGGTVTDKLPRHADLVIDALFGIGFNRPLNAFWSSLIDAVNARRWPVLALDVPSGVYADTGHIDSSAIQATWTLSFIAHAKGLLTGAARNVVGERHLADLGLGVLDALRADVTTSDQVSSSIRLHRQPDSHKGSFGTIRVIGGAKGMVGAALLAGRAALHAGAGKVLIDCLTSDTPLVDCMQPELMIRGGHAEAADIADVLLVGPGLGRLDGAERVVAMALAAETILVLDADALNLIASHSHLMQQLVQRRIATILTPHPAEAARLLQTDTATVQRDRFAAARQLARQTASVVVLKGAGTIIAHQTQLSVNKSGSPALANAGQGDILGGIISALAGQHCSAWEAANLGCLIHGQASDALLRQRPRLVTPASDVLVEAGFLLADYA; encoded by the coding sequence ATGCACCATGATGAATTCCTCAATGTCGCCACCATTCGGCAAATCGAGCGGGAAGCCGTTGCTGGCGGCAAAGCATTAATGCCCATTGCGGGGATGGCCGCAGCCGATTTTGTGATGCGTCGTCGCCGGGCGGGGAGCCAGATTCTGATTCTGGTTGGCCCGGGTAACAATGGAGGGGATGGCCTGACTGCGGCAGCTCATCTGAAGGCGGCAGGATATGAAGTCACTGTATGGATGCCAGATCAAGCCACCTCGCTCCCGCAACCTGCTGCCCATGCGCAAAGTGCATGGCTCGCCATGGGCGGTACAGTCACCGACAAGCTGCCGCGCCATGCCGATTTAGTAATCGATGCCCTATTTGGTATCGGCTTTAATCGCCCGCTGAATGCATTCTGGTCTAGCCTGATTGATGCGGTGAATGCGCGCCGCTGGCCAGTACTGGCTCTGGATGTGCCGAGTGGCGTATATGCCGATACCGGACATATCGACAGCAGCGCAATTCAGGCCACGTGGACATTGAGCTTTATCGCTCATGCCAAGGGCTTGCTGACTGGCGCGGCACGAAATGTTGTGGGAGAACGGCATCTGGCCGATCTGGGTTTGGGTGTGCTGGACGCGCTGCGTGCTGATGTTACCACGTCAGACCAGGTGAGTAGCTCAATTAGACTGCATCGACAACCCGACTCCCACAAAGGCAGTTTTGGCACAATCCGCGTGATTGGCGGAGCCAAAGGCATGGTGGGTGCGGCGCTATTGGCAGGGCGTGCGGCATTGCATGCGGGCGCAGGCAAAGTATTGATCGACTGCCTAACCAGCGACACGCCCTTGGTTGACTGCATGCAACCGGAGCTTATGATTCGTGGCGGACATGCAGAAGCAGCCGATATCGCTGACGTACTGCTTGTCGGGCCGGGTCTGGGGCGACTTGATGGTGCTGAGCGTGTCGTCGCAATGGCCTTGGCAGCTGAAACCATTCTGGTACTGGATGCGGATGCCCTGAACCTGATTGCAAGCCATTCCCACCTCATGCAACAACTGGTTCAACGTCGCATTGCAACCATCCTCACGCCGCATCCCGCAGAGGCTGCACGCTTATTGCAAACGGATACCGCCACTGTTCAGCGTGATCGCTTTGCTGCAGCCCGCCAGCTTGCTCGACAAACAGCTTCGGTTGTCGTGCTGAAGGGTGCAGGCACCATCATCGCCCATCAAACACAGCTCTCCGTGAATAAAAGTGGCAGCCCTGCACTCGCCAATGCTGGACAGGGCGATATACTGGGCGGCATCATTTCCGCACTGGCGGGGCAGCATTGCAGCGCATGGGAAGCGGCCAATCTGGGATGTCTGATCCATGGCCAGGCAAGCGATGCGCTTCTCCGCCAAAGACCCCGCCTTGTCACCCCGGCATCCGACGTACTGGTCGAGGCAGGCTTTTTGCTGGCAGATTACGCCTAG